In Rhodococcus qingshengii JCM 15477, the sequence AGGACGCGACCGAGCAGGCATACGTGGCAGCCGGCGAGAAGACCACTTCCTAGCGTGCAGCCAGATTGCGGCGGATGGAGTCGAGGGTCGACGCTATCCCGGCAGGCAACGGGCGATGTGTGCGCTGGTCCAGATCGGTCCACACGATCGATCGCAGCCGTAGGTCTCGGGCTTGCGCCGAAGCGAGTGGAGAACTGGCGAGCACAACGTTGGGGCGTTTTCTGAAGACGGTGTGGCACGCGCCGAGGATCGCCCCGATGGTGACGCTGCGTCCGGACGCGTAGATCTTGGTGACCGTCGGTTCCTGCGACGCTTCCGCTCGGGTGAAGCTGTCGACCACCATTTCGGCCGCGTCGGAGACGTAGACGTAGTCCCGAAGCGTGTCCATGGGAACGTAGATCGAAATGGGCATCGACAGCAGATAGCCTCGGCAGAGGTGCGAAATCAGGCCTTGGGGTTTCGCCAGATTCTGACCCGGGCCGTAGAGATTTGCGAATCTTCCTATGACAGTGCGGGTTCCGCTTCTGGAGCCGAATTCGCGAACAATGGATTCGGCATCGAGCTTTGCTCGCCCGTAGTCGGCCAGTGGATTGGTCGCGCTTGTTTCGGTGTGCGGTGCTCCGGGAGCTCCGGCGTAGACGCCGCCGGCAGACGAAGCGTGGAAGACGGTCCCGACGCCTGCGTCCGCCGTCCCCAGCTCGTCGAGAACGTCCTTCATGAGTTGGTTCTCGCGAGCGAATTCGTCACTGCTCGTACCGTTCACACCTGCACCGGCGCACCACGCCATTCGCCACGGGCCGCCGGCGGCGTCAGTAACCAGTTTCCTGGCATCGGCGAACAGGATTTCTCTGGCCAGAGCGGGTTCCCCCCACGGGACGCGGCTGGTGCGGATGTCGGCCCCACGGCGCTCGAGTTCGCGGGCCACGGAGCTGCCGAGGAGGCCGCCGCTGCCGACTACCCACGTGGGGACATTCATCGTTACGCGGGTGGCTCGGTGGCGTTCCGGCGCCCCAACGGGCCTGACGCGGGGTCGCTGACGATGAGGTACGGCGGCTTTCCCATTGCCGTCTTGACTGCGACACCGATGTATTCGGCGATCACACCCAACGAGAAGAGCACTGCCCCGAAACCGAACAGCATCACGATCATCGTCGACGCCCATCCTCGTACCTCGACGCCGGCGTCGAAGAACACGTACGACGCCAACACGTAGAGGACGATGACGAGACCGCCGACAGCGAACAGGAAGCCGATCAAGCTGACCATTCGCAGGCCCTTGGTGCCGCTGGAGAGAACCATTCGCCAGAAATGCGACAGCAAGCTTCTGAGGTGATATCCGGATGCGCGTCCGCGTTCCTCACGCAGTTGAACCGGGCTGGTGGTGACCTCTCCCGCGATCCAGCCCAGAGCCACGTCGAGGTACGCCTCGGATCCGGCGTATGCGGCGACCGACCGTCCGACCTCTCCGAGGACCAGTCGGAAACTCTGATACTTCACGGAGTTCTCGGACGAGAGAATTTTGGTGGTCAGCCATTTCGACGACTTCGACGCCGCGTTGCGTAGCGCACCGTGGGGTGCCGCGTTCACGGGCTGCGCGTAGACGAGGGTGGCCTGTTGATCCAGTGCAGTGTCGAGGAGTCCACCGATGTCGGCAGGGTCGTGCTGGCCGTCTTCATCCATGGTGACAACCCATTCGCCACCACTCGACGCCATTCCCGCCAGTGTTGCCGGATGTTGGCCGAAGTTGCGCGAGAGCCAAATGGGTCGGATGAAGTCATGTTGTCTCGCGAGTTCACGGATGACCGCAGCTGATCCGTCCGGACCGTGGTCGAAGACGAGAAGGACTTCTTCGACGACCAACGGCCGCCCGCCGGGAGTGGTCTGGGTTTTCGTCAGGGGAAGTATCTCGTCGATGAGTGCATTGAGAGTGTGTTCGCCCTGGTAAACCGGCACGACGACGGAAATTCGGTGCGGTTGCACCGACTCGGGTGTGCCATCGGTCTTCACAGGCGGGGAGTGTATACGTCGCCGGGGGTCGGTTTCTCGGCGTGGGGGCGTACATGTCGGCGAATCGTGAAGTTATGATCCGGATCACTCGACGAAAGTGAGTCTCCAGTGGCCGAGTTCGAAGATCACACCAACGATCGACGCGAGAACAATCGCGAGAACACAGGCCTTCCGGGGAGAGCCGATACGGGTAGCGGTGATACCACCGACACCGAGTACACGGCTCGGTTGCGTGAGCTTCAAGGCGCCAAATGGAAGCGCATTCTGAACGTGCAAGCGCCGTATCAATGGAATATCCGACGTTTCCTCGGCGGCCGGAAGGTGCTCGACGTCGGCTGCGGGATCGGCCGAAATCTGCGAAATCTTCCCCCTGGCAGTGTCGGGGTGGACCACAATGAACATTCGGTGGAGTTCTGTCGATCGGTCGGGTTCGAGGCGTACTCTTCGGCGGAATTTCACTCCGAAAGCGATCAGCGAACCTTCGACGGAATGCTGATGGCGCATCTCCTCGAGCACCTGCCGGCGGGAGAAGCTTCCGGCATCGTCGCCGAGTACCTTCCATTCCTGGAACCGGGTGCGACCGTCATGCTGATCTGCCCTCAGGAACGTGGCTTCGCCAGCGATCCCACGCATACCGTCTTCCTCGACGGCGTCGACCTCGAAAAGATCTGTGCGGACAATGGTCTTGTAGTCAGGCGCTCGCTGTCGTTCCCGTTTCCGCGGTGGATGGGAAAGCCGTTCATCTACAACGAGTCTGTGGTGATCGCGGAGGTCCCGTCCCGGCTCTGACGCCTGTCGCGGTAGTAGATCACGGAGAGGCCGGCAAGGATAACGAGTCCGAAGCCCATACCGACATAGCCGATCCTTTGTCCTGGGGAACGGAAGTTGATCACCAGTTCGGCGTTGTCGGTGCCAGGCGGCAGATCGACGTAGAGGTACGTTCCGCCGAGGCCCTTGGTCGGGATGGGTTCGCCGTCGAGGGTCGCGGTGTAGCCCGGCCATGCCAACCGTGCGAAGACCACGCTGCCACCGCCCGGTGAGCTGACTCGTACACGCTCGTTCTTGACGCTCATGTACTCGGACTGTGCGTCGGCATTGACAGTTGCCGACACACGGCCCGGTTGACCGGAGATCGGGCCGGCGTCGCGTTCGAGGACGTAGATCTGGTCCTGGGCGACCTCGGGCACTTCTGCCCAGTGCCACCCGGGTGGGGCGGGTTCGTTGTCAGCGCCCGGGTACTGCTTGCGCTGAAGGACGACGCGGTCGAGCAGCATCAGGTCTGCGCTGGTTCGACCGGTGTATTCATCCGGCCTGAACACGTTTCGGTAGGCGTCGTCGCACGTCGACCCGTCGAATCCCATACACAGCAGCGAAGCGAAGTCGGCGTGGCCGACAGGGGTGTACGCGTTGACGTAGTCGAGATCGAGCACCTTGGCGTAGTTTCCGTACACCTGCGAAGTCCACGGGAGTTCGGTTGTTTCGGCGTCGATTCGGATCAGCGCGCGATTGCCGAGCTGAAGGGTCGTGCCCGGGAAATCCGGAAAGTTCGCCTTGGCTTCGGATTGGCTGGTCGGCAGGTACCACTTGTTCAGCGCCTGGGGATACGCGATCACTTGATACAGAG encodes:
- a CDS encoding NAD-dependent epimerase/dehydratase family protein encodes the protein MNVPTWVVGSGGLLGSSVARELERRGADIRTSRVPWGEPALAREILFADARKLVTDAAGGPWRMAWCAGAGVNGTSSDEFARENQLMKDVLDELGTADAGVGTVFHASSAGGVYAGAPGAPHTETSATNPLADYGRAKLDAESIVREFGSRSGTRTVIGRFANLYGPGQNLAKPQGLISHLCRGYLLSMPISIYVPMDTLRDYVYVSDAAEMVVDSFTRAEASQEPTVTKIYASGRSVTIGAILGACHTVFRKRPNVVLASSPLASAQARDLRLRSIVWTDLDQRTHRPLPAGIASTLDSIRRNLAAR
- a CDS encoding glycosyltransferase is translated as MKTDGTPESVQPHRISVVVPVYQGEHTLNALIDEILPLTKTQTTPGGRPLVVEEVLLVFDHGPDGSAAVIRELARQHDFIRPIWLSRNFGQHPATLAGMASSGGEWVVTMDEDGQHDPADIGGLLDTALDQQATLVYAQPVNAAPHGALRNAASKSSKWLTTKILSSENSVKYQSFRLVLGEVGRSVAAYAGSEAYLDVALGWIAGEVTTSPVQLREERGRASGYHLRSLLSHFWRMVLSSGTKGLRMVSLIGFLFAVGGLVIVLYVLASYVFFDAGVEVRGWASTMIVMLFGFGAVLFSLGVIAEYIGVAVKTAMGKPPYLIVSDPASGPLGRRNATEPPA
- a CDS encoding class I SAM-dependent methyltransferase, encoding MAEFEDHTNDRRENNRENTGLPGRADTGSGDTTDTEYTARLRELQGAKWKRILNVQAPYQWNIRRFLGGRKVLDVGCGIGRNLRNLPPGSVGVDHNEHSVEFCRSVGFEAYSSAEFHSESDQRTFDGMLMAHLLEHLPAGEASGIVAEYLPFLEPGATVMLICPQERGFASDPTHTVFLDGVDLEKICADNGLVVRRSLSFPFPRWMGKPFIYNESVVIAEVPSRL